A stretch of the Aegilops tauschii subsp. strangulata cultivar AL8/78 chromosome 4, Aet v6.0, whole genome shotgun sequence genome encodes the following:
- the LOC109756447 gene encoding probable xyloglucan endotransglucosylase/hydrolase, translating to MKATAGALLAVVAAVLLRGVAAAPPRKPVDVPFEKNYVPTWAQDHIHYVNGGREVQLSLDKTTGTGFQTRGSYLFGHFSMHIKLVGGDSAGTVTAFYLSSQNSEHDEIDFEFLGNRTGQPYILQTNVFSGGKGDREQRIYLWFDPTKGYHSYSVLWNLYMIAFFVDDTPIRVFKNSKDLGVRYPFDQPMKLYSSLWNADDWATRGGREKTDWSKAPFVASYRGFHVDGCEASAEAKFCATQGARWWDQPEFQDLDAAQYRRLAWVRKEHTIYNYCTDHDRYAAMAPECKRDRDV from the exons ATGAAGGCGACCGCGGGGGCCCTCCTCGCCGTGGTGGCGGCGGTGCTGCTGCGCGGCGTGGCGGCGGCGCCGCCCCGGAAGCCGGTGGACGTGCCGTTCGAGAAGAACTACGTGCCGACGTGGGCGCAGGACCACATCCACTACGTGAACGGCGGGCGGGAGGTGCAGCTGTCCCTGGACAAGACCACCGGCACGGGCTTCCAGACCCGGGGCTCCTACCTCTTCGGCCACTTCAGCATGCACATCAAGCTCGTCGGCGGCGACTCCGCCGGCACCGTCACCGCCTTCTAC CTGTCGTCGCAGAACTCGGAGCACGACGAGATCGACTTCGAGTTCTTGGGGAACAGGACGGGGCAGCCGTACATCCTGCAGACCAACGTGTTCTCGGGCGGCAAGGGCGACCGGGAGCAGAGGATCTACCTCTGGTTCGACCCAACCAAGGGCTACCACTCCTACTCCGTCCTCTGGAACCTCTACATGATCGC GTTCTTTGTGGACGACACGCCGATCCGGGTGTTCAAGAACAGCAAGGACCTCGGGGTGCGGTACCCGTTCGACCAGCCCATGAAGCTCTACTCCAGCCTGTGGAACGCGGACGACTGGGCGACCCGGGGCGGGCGGGAGAAGACGGACTGGTCCAAGGCGCCCTTCGTCGCCTCCTACCGGGGCTTCCACGTCGACGGCTGCGAGGCGTCCGCGGAGGCCAAGTTCTGCGCCACCCAGGGCGCCCGCTGGTGGGACCAGCCCGAGTTCCAGGACCTGGACGCCGCGCAGTACCGCCGCCTCGCCTGGGTCAGGAAGGAGCACACCATCTACAACTACTGCACCGACCACGACCGCTACGCCGCCATGGCGCCAGAGTGCAAGCGCGACCGCGACGTCTGA